From the Ciconia boyciana chromosome 28, ASM3463844v1, whole genome shotgun sequence genome, one window contains:
- the LOC140644630 gene encoding scavenger receptor cysteine-rich domain-containing group B protein-like, which produces MRLVLLACLWASLAGVLLAEDVDTTKLEIRLVDGANQCSGRVEVLHNDIWGTICDDQWDLREAKVVCRQLGCGMAVSAPRESRYGEGKGQIWLSDVNCKGTEASLAECKAKPWGDNICNHVEDASVECSGTEIPEPGPIRLVGGPNRCAGRVEVLHEEQWGSVCHDDWDINDAQVVCKQLGCGDAVLAPTGAKFGRGFDTIWLDDVNCTGVEAALSECPARPWGEHNCYHGEDASAVCSDSEITVSTSVRLVGGPNRCSGRVEVLHNDIWGTVCDDQWDLREAKVVCRQLGCGTALSALPESKYGEGKDQIWLSDVNCTGTEASLTECEAKPWGDNICNHVEDASVECSEVNIPEEGPVRLVNGPNKCAGRVEVLHENRWGSVCDDDWDMKDAEVVCKQVGCGSPLSALGGARYGRGPDVIWLDDVKCNGTEESIFDCQARPWGEHNCYHGEDADVVCEVNKNLEEPEAP; this is translated from the exons AAGACGTAGACACAACCAAACTTGAGATCCGCCTGGTGGATGGTGCCAATCAGTGCTCTGGGAGAGTCGAGGTGCTTCACAATGACATCTGGGGGACCATCTGTGATGACCAGTGGGATTTACGGGAAGCGAAGGTTGTGTGccggcagctgggctgtgggatGGCGGTGTCGGCCCCTCGGGAGTCTAGATACGGGGAAGGGAAAGGCCAAATCTGGCTGAGCGATGTGAACTGCAAAGGGACAGAAGCATCCCTCGCTGAATGCAAGGCGAAGCCATGGGGAGACAACATCTGCAACCACGTGGAAGATGCCAGCGTGGAGTGCTCAG GAACAGAAATACCTGAGCCAGGGCCAATCCGGCTGGTGGGAGGCCCGAACCGATGTGCTGGGAGGGTTGAGGTGCTTCATGAAGAACAGTGGGGCAGTGTGTGCCATGACGACTGGGATATAAATGATGCCCAAGTTGTGTGCAAGCAACTGGGCTGTGGGGATGCGGTGCTGGCCCCCACTGGAGCCAAGTTTGGACGAGGATTTGACACCATCTGGCTGGATGATGTGAACTGCACAGGGGTGGAAGCTGCTCTCTCTGAGTGCCCAGCGAGGCCGTGGGGGGAGCACAATTGTTACCATGGGGAAGATGCCAGTGCAGTTTGTTCAG ACTCGGAGATCACCGTCTCCACTTCAGTCCGCCTGGTGGGTGGCCCCAACCGCTGCTCTGGGAGAGTCGAAGTGCTTCACAATGACATCTGGGGGACTGTCTGTGACGACCAGTGGGATTTACGGGAGGCGAAAGTTGTGTGCCGGCAGTTGGGCTGTGGGACGGCACTATCAGCCCTTCCGGAGTCAAAAtatggggaagggaaggaccaGATCTGGCTGAGCGATGTGAACTGCACAGGGACAGAAGCATCCCTCACTGAATGTGAGGCAAAGCCATGGGGAGACAACATCTGCAACCATGTGGAAGATGCCAGCGTGGAGTGCTCAG AGGTGAACATTCCTGAGGAGGGGCCGGTCCGGCTCGTGAATGGCCCGAACAAGTGTGCTGGGAGAGTCGAGGTGCTCCACGAGAACCGGTGGGGCAGTGTGTGTGACGACGACTGGGACATGAAGGACGCCGAGGTGGTGTGCAAGCAGGTGGGCTGCGGGTCACCACTGTCGGCTCTGGGAGGTGCCCGCTATGGGCGAGGGCCGGACGTCATCTGGCTGGACGATGTCAAATGCAATGGGACGGAAGAGAGCATCTTTGACTGTCAGGCCAGACCATGGGGTGAACACAACTGCTATCACGGAGAGGACGCTGATGTTGTTTGTGAAG TTAACAAGAACCTGGAGGAGCCAGAAGCACCGTGA
- the LOC140644631 gene encoding scavenger receptor cysteine-rich domain-containing protein DMBT1-like, protein MGPPGNPLRPRDARSGNLAAFPRTRMETVLFFLACLWGVANSAPIRLVSGPSCCAGRLEVLWKQQWGTVCDDSWDLSDAMVVCRQLDCGEALSAPGSAHFGQGSGRIWLDDMNCTGTEADLSACRTRPWGEHNCNHGEDAGVVCSGNSSVKLQLVNGSSRCAGRVEVLYSQQWGTVCDDNWDIINAEVVCRQLGCGTALSAPSSAYFGGGPDPIWLDDVICKGTEAALSQCSAKPWGSHNCVHGEDAGVVCSEPAPLRLVDGLTHCSGRVEVFYGQHWGTVCDDKWDLVEAEVVCRQLGCGKALSATHGAYFGQGSGPIWLDNVSCTGTEAALSQCRATPWGSHNCGHREDAGVVCTGFAELLPVRLVNGSSNCSGRVEVFHEQQWGTVCDDSWDLTDAQVVCRQLGCGTAVSALGSAQFGQGTGQIWLDDVNCAGAETTLIECRARPWGDHNCNHGEDASVECSGVAEADPIRLVNGPNRCAGRIEVFHGQQWGTVCDDGWDTAEASVVCRQLGCGTALSALGSAHFGQGPDPIWLDDVNCSGNEAALSECRAQPWGSHNCKHGEDAGVVCSGTDIPRIAPLRLMNGPNRCSGRVEVFYGQQWGTVCDDSWDISDAEVVCRQLGCGRALSAPVSVYFGEGSGPIWLDDVNCTGTETALSKCETTLWGAHNCRHGEDAGVVCSGSGVPEPAPIRLVGGLNFCSGRVEVFHEQQWGTICDDSWDLTDAQVVCRQLGCGTVVSAPGSARFGQGTGQIWLDDVNCAWAEAALSDCRARSWGDHNCNHGEDAGVVCSETCVAEAAPIRLVNGPNRCAGRIEVFHGQQWGTVCDDGWDTAEASVVCRQLGCGTALSALGSAHFGQGPDPIWLDDVNCSGNEAALSECRAQPWGSHNCKHGEDAGVVCSGNPSLCLSLNGVVKHGGKIFTLSGSALALAMVSSHHWKLIQNYGVTISKPQADSCKVLQKCLLSGW, encoded by the exons ATGGGACCACCAGGAAATCCTCTCCGACCCAGAGATGCCCGCAGTGGGAACCTGGCTGCCTTCCCTCGAACCAGGATGGAAACTGTGCTCTTCTTCTTGGCATGTCTTTGGG GTGTGGCCAACTCAGCTCCCATCAGACTTGTGAGTGGCCCCAGCTGCTGCGCAGGGCGGCTCGAGGTGCTTTGGAAACAGCAGTGGGGAACCGTCTGTGATGATAGCTGGGATCTGTCCGATGCCATGGTCGTATGCAGGCAGTTGGACTGTGGGGAAGCACTGTCAGCCCCTGGCTCGGCCCACTTTGGTCAAGGAAGTGGTCGTATCTGGCTGGATGACATGAACTGCACCGGTACAGAAGCTGACCTTTCTGCCTGCAGGACCAGACCCTGGGGAGAGCATAACTGCAATCATGGAGAAGACGCAGGCGTTGTGTGCTCAGGTAACTCAT CAGTTAAGCTGCAACTAGTGAATGGTTCAAGTCGCTGTGCTGGGAGAGTGGAGGTGCTTTACAGCCAGCAATGGGGAACTGTCTGTGATGACAACTGGGATATAATTAATGCTGAAGTTGTATGCCGGCAGCTGGGCTGCGGGACCGCTTTGTCTGCTCCTTCCTCAGCTTACTTTGGGGGAGGTCCTGACCCCATTTGGCTTGATGATGTGATCTGCAAAGGCACCGAAGCTGCCCTCTCCCAGTGCAGTGCAAAACCTTGGGGAAGCCATAACTGTGTGCACGGAGAAGATGCTGGTGTTGTGTGCTCAG AACCTGCCCCACTTCGATTAGTGGATGGATTGACCCACTGCTCTGGGAGAGTCGAGGTGTTTTATGGCCAGCACTGGGGAACTGTGTGTGATGATAAGTGGGACTTGGTCGAGGCAGAAGtggtgtgcaggcagctgggctgtgggaagGCCTTATCGGCTACCCATGGGGCTTACTTTGGGCAAGGATCTGGCCCCATTTGGCTTGATAATGTCAGCTGCACAGGAACAGAAGCTGCTCTCTCCCAGTGCAGAGCCACTCCTTGGGGAAGCCATAACTGTGGGCACAGAGAAGATGCCGGGGTGGTTTGTACAG GATTTGCTGAGCTGCTTCCAGTCCGGCTGGTGAACGGTTCGAGCAACTGCTCTGGCAGAGTCGAGGTGTTTCATGAGCAGCAGTGGGGGACCGTCTGTGATGACAGCTGGGATTTGACAGATGCTCAAGtggtgtgcaggcagctgggctgtgggacaGCGGTCTCAGCCCTTGGCTCTGCCCAGTTTGGACAAGGAACTGGCCAAATTTGGCTGGATGATGTGAACTGTGCAGGGGCTGAAACCACCCTCATTGAGTGCCGGGCGAGGCCTTGGGGAGACCACAACTGTAACCACGGAGAGGATGCTAGTGTGGAGTGCTCAG GTGTTGCAGAAGCGGATCCCATCCGGCTCGTGAATGGTCCAAATCGTTGCGCTGGGAGAATCGAGGTGTTTCATGGGCAGCAGTGGGGAACCGTGTGTGATGATGGCTGGGATACAGCTGAAGCCAGCGttgtgtgcaggcagctgggctgtgggacaGCGCTGTCAGCCCTGGGTTCAGCTCATTTTGGACAAGGGCCTGATCCCATCTGGCTGGACGATGTGAATTGCTCAGGGAACGAAGCTGCCCTCTCTGAGTGTAGGGCCCAGCCTTGGGGGTCCCATAACTGCAAGCATGGAGAAGATGCTGGTGTGGTGTGCTCAGGTA cagatataCCAAGAATAGCTCCACTGCGGTTAATGAATGGACCAAATCGTTGCAGTGGGAGAGTTGAAGTTTTTTATGGCCAGCAGTGGGGAACGGTATGTGATGACAGCTGGGATATAAGTGATGCTGAAGTTGTTTGCCGacagctgggctgtgggagAGCACTGTCTGCTCCGGtctctgtttattttggagAAGGATCTGGCCCTATCTGGTTGGATGATGTGAACTGCACAGGGACTGAAACTGCCCTCTCCAAATGTGAGACCACTCTATGGGGAGCCCATAACTGTAGGCATGGAGAAGATGCTGGTGTTGTGTG TTCTGGTTCAGGTGTTCCAGAACCAGCCCCAATCCGACTGGTGGGTGGTTTGAATTTCTGCTCTGGGAGAGTCGAGGTGTTTCATGAGCAGCAGTGGGGGACCATCTGCGACGACAGCTGGGATTTGACAGATGCTCAAGTcgtgtgcaggcagctgggctgtgggacaGTGGTCTCAGCCCCTGGCTCTGCTCGGTTTGGACAAGGAACTGGCCAAATTTGGCTGGATGATGTGAACTGTGCATGGGCTGAAGCTGCCCTCTCTGATTGCCGGGCACGGTCTTGGGGAGACCACAACTGTAACCATGGAGAAGATGCTGGTGTGGTCTGCTCAG AGACGT GTGTTGCAGAAGCAGCTCCCATCCGGCTTGTGAATGGTCCAAATCGTTGCGCTGGGAGAATCGAGGTGTTTCATGGGCAGCAGTGGGGAACCGTGTGTGATGATGGCTGGGATACAGCTGAAGCCAGCGttgtgtgcaggcagctgggctgtgggacaGCGCTGTCAGCCCTGGGTTCAGCTCATTTTGGACAAGGGCCTGATCCCATCTGGCTGGACGATGTGAATTGCTCAGGGAACGAAGCTGCCCTCTCTGAGTGTAGGGCCCAGCCTTGGGGGTCCCATAACTGCAAGCATGGAGAAGATGCTGGTGTGGTGTGCTCAGGTAACCCCTCTCTGTGTCTCAGTCTCAATGGTGTTGTAAAACATGGAGGAAAGATTTTCACCCTCAGTGGAAG TGCTCTGGCCCTGGCCATGGTCAGCAGTCACCACTGGAAGCTGATCCAGAATTATGGAGTTACCATCAGCAAGCCCCAGGCTGATAGCTGCAAG GTACTCCAGAAGTGCCTCCTCTCCGGCTGGTGA